GCAGGCCTATACGGCGACCGCCAGCCAACAGGAAAGAAAGTCGCCGCTGATGGCATATGGATATAGCCCCGACCTGCGCTTCCTGGCCTTGATGCCCGCGCCGCGCCTGGATTTTCCGCAACTGCTGGAGCGCGTCGGCGCCTCGGACACCGCTGGCCTCATCAGCCGCCTGTCCTATGACCTGGCCGTCTTGAAGGATCCGGACGCGGCCGCGCTATGGGCCTCTACGCGCCGCATCCTGTGGCAAGCGCCGGCGGTCAACCCGTTGACCGGGCAGAACGTGATCAAGCTGGTCGAACCCGCATTCGACGGCCTGCAGCCGTTCATGATCTTCGTGAGCGACTATCCGGTCGGCGCCTTGGCCGCGCGCCTGGACGCAATCCCGGACGGCACCGCCGTGGCGCTGGTGGATGGCGACGGCCGCATCCTGCTTGAGACCGACCGCGGGCGGCCCATCGCTCACTCGGATGGGCCGGTGCGCACGGCGCTGGCGTCCGGCTCCTGGAAGCCCGCTGCGACGGAGCCGCAGACGCGCTACCAGCATGGCGTCTTCAACGTCAGCGGCCCGCTGCTGGACACCGGCTGGACCCTGGTGTACGCCTACTCCTGGCGCACCGTCGTCGCCGCGCTCCTGCCCAGCCTGGCGCTGTACCTGACCGTGACCATCCTGCTGCTCAGCACGCTCTGGGCACTGTTGCTGTGGTTCCACCGCAAGGCGCTGGTCCCTGTGCACCGCCGCTCGCAGCACGTGTTCGAAAGCGAGCACATGAATCGCTCCATCATCGCATCGGCGCAGTTCGGCGTGGGCCTGGTCTCGTGCGCGAGCGGCGAGGCGCTGCTGCAGAACGCGATGATGGAGCGCTACGCCGCCCGGGCCGCGGCCGGCGTGTCGCTGCACGGCTTGCTGCGCGACTGTCATGCCCGCGGCGACCGCGACGCCTGGGTCCAGCGCGACCAAGAAGTCACCCTGAAGCTGGACGACGGCCGCGAGTGCGACCTGCTGGTCAATATCGTCAAGACGCGCTACCACGGCGACGACGTGCTGCTGTGCAGTTTCTCGGACGCGACGGCGCGCAAGGACATCGAGAGGCGGCGCGATGACGCGAGGATCGCCGCCATCGATGCGGCGCGCGCCAAGTCCGTGTTCCTGGCGACCATGAGCCACGAAATCCGCACGCCCTTGAACCTGGTGCTGGGCCATCTGGAACTGCTGGACCGGGATCCGAACGCCGTGGGCCAGGGCGGGCGCCTGCGCACCGTGCGCGAGGCCTCGCGCGCGCTGGTCGATCTGATCAATGACATCCTGGACGTGTCGCGGATGGAGTCCGGGCAGATGACGATCGAGCGCATACCGTTCGATCTGGCGCAGATCGCCGCCCAGGTCGTAGCCATGTTCGAACCCGCCGCCCGCGCCAAGGGGCTGCGGCTGTCGTTCAAGCCCCACAGCGGGCTGGCGCAGTCCTATGCCGGCGATCCGACCCGCATACGCCAGGTCCTGGTGAACCTGGTGGGCAATGCCGTCAAATTCACCGAGGCCGGCGAAGTGGAAATCACCGCGACGCCTGGCCGTGGCCTGGCCGGCGGAACCGGCGTGCAGCTGCGCGTGCGCGACACCGGAATCGGCATGACCACCGAGCAGGCGGCCCGCGTGTTCACCCTGTATGCGCAGACCGACGGGTCGATCAGCCGCCGTTACGGCGGCACCGGATTGGGATTGCCGATCAGCAAGAAGCTGGTCGAAATGATGGACGGGACGCTGTCCGTCGCCTGCTCAGTCGGAAGAGGCAGCGTCTTCAGCGTGGCATTGCCGCTGCAAGCCTGCCCACAAACGGCTGACGCGGCGCCACTGTCCGCCGGCCCGGTCGGCCCGCCCGCCACGGCCGCGTCTTGCGGACTGGCGCGCGACATCCGCGTGCTGGTGGTGGACGACCACCCCGCCAACCGCGAGCTGATCCTGGACCAGCTCGCCGCTCTGGGCATCGCCGCCGATGCCGCCGAAGGCGCGGCGGCCGCGATGCGCTGGGTCAGAATGCGCCGCTACGACATGGTGCTGACGGATATCTCCATGCCGGAGATCAACGGCTACGCCCTGGCGCAGTTCCTGCGAGCGCGCGGCCCCGCACTCCCTGTCGTGGCAGTGACGGCGCACGTGGAACCCGACGAACTGCACAGCAGCGCCGCGGACTTTGACGCGATATTGCTCAAGCCCTTGTCGCTACGGGCGCTGCAACGCACGATACGCGAACACATTCCGCAGGCCCGGCTAGGCGACGAATCCCTTGCCTTCACCGACCCGGCGACGCTGCCGCCGGAGCCCGCCGTGCTGGCCGCGCTGGACTCCAGCCTGGGCGCCTCGCTGGCGGCGATCCGCGAAGCGCTGACGCGCGCGGACTTCAAAAGCGTGCGCGAACAATGCCACTCGATCCGGGGCGCCTTTTCCATGATAGGCAAGACCGCCGTGGCCGACCTCTGCATGCAGATGGGACAGTATGCCTCGGCGCAGGACCGCAAGAAACTCGAGGAACATCTGCTCAGCCTGGAGACCGCCGCGCGCGCCGCCTTGCGCTGAATCCAGGGTGTTGCCGATTGTCCTGCGGACCGCAGCCACGTATAACGTCGTCTTGGCCGCCTGCCCGGGAGACGACAGCCCCGGCCGGCGTGGCGTCAACCCGCAACCAGGTGTCATCCCGCATGAAGGCATACTTTCACGACGACCAGAAACTGCACCATCCGCAGACCTATTTCTCGCGCGGCAAGATGCGCACGCCCCAGGAAGTGCCCTCGCGCCTGGACGCGTTGGCCGAGGCCGCGCGCAAACTGGGCTTTGAGGTGCAGGCGCCGCCCGACCAGGGCGCGGGCGCGATTTCGGCGGTGCACACGCTGGACTACCTGCGCTTTCTGCAAGGAGCGCACGCCGCCTGGAAGCAACTGCCCGACGATTGGGGCGACGAGGTCGTCTCCAACGTCTTCGTGCGCGAACCCAACGCCCTGCGCGGCGTGCTGGCCCAGGCCGCGCGCTACCTGGCCGACGGCAGCTGCCCGGTCGGCCAGCACACCTGGCACTCGGCCTACTGGTCGGCGCAATGCGCCATCGCCGGCGCCGATGCGCTGTTGGCGGGCGAGCGCCACGCCTACGCCATCTGCCGCCCGCCCGGCCACCATGCCCGGCGCGACGCGGCCGGCGGCTTCTGCTACCTGAACAATGCCGCCATCGCCGCACAGCGCCTGACCTCGCGCTTTCCGCGCGTGGCGATCCTGGACACCGACATGCACCACGGCCAGGGCATCCAGGAGATCTTCTACGAGCGCAGCGACGTGCTGTACGTGTCCATCCACGGCGATCCCGAGAACTTCTACCCTGTCGTCGCCGGCTACGAAGACGAGCGCGGCGCCGGCGCGGGCTACGGCTACAACATCAACCTGCCCATGCCGCATGGGTCTCCGGAATCGGTGTTCTTCGACAAGCTGGCCCAGGCGCGCCGCGCCATCGAACTGTTCCAACCCGACGCCCTGGTGCTGTCGCTGGGCTTCGACATCTTCGAGAAGGACCCTCAGGCCATGGTCGCGGTCAGCGAAAACGGCTTTGAACGCCTGGGCCGGGAAGTCGGCGGCCTTGCGCTGCCCACCCTGATCGTGCAGGAAGGCGGCTACTACATCGAAGGCCTGGAGTCGAACGCCGCGCGCTTCTTCGGCGGACTGGCTGCCGCCTGATCGCGCACCGCGCCGGCGTCCCGCCGCGGACGCCGGCCGCAAACCCGCTGGCGCGGCGCAAATGCCGCGCTAGTGGTTTTCCCTAAAAATGGAAAAGCCCGGTTCACAAGCCGGAGCGCCTCCGGTACATTTCGTCCAGTGGCCTGACCACTGGGCCACCAGATATCCAGACCCTCCCGGAGATTCCCCGGGGGCGCCATGCAAGACAAGCCCGGGCAGACCCATTACCCTCTACATCCCGACCATCCACCCGAACGCAACAATGACCTCTCTCCAGGCCGTCGCCTCCACCCGCCTCTACCGCATGATTGCCGACCAGATCGCCGCGCGCATCAAGGCGGGCGACTTCCCCGCGGGCGGGCGGCTGCCGGCCGAGCGTGAACTGGCCGAGCAGTTGCAGGTCAGCCGCGCCTCGGTGCGCGAAGCGCTGATCGCGCTGGAAATCGAAGGTTATGTGGAGGTCCGGGTAGGCACGGGCGTATTCGTGAACCAGGCGCGCGAAGACGGCCAGTACCAGTCGCCGCAACAAGCGCCGGCAGCCGCCAACGGCGTCGAAGCGACCGACATCGGCCCCTTCGACCTGCTGGAAACCCGCCTGCTGCTGGAACCCGAGTGCGCGGCCCTGGCGGCACAGAAGGCATCGCCGGCCCAGATCGCGGCGATCCGCGCGGCGCACGAAGGCATGTCCCTGACCGAATCCCCCAGCGTGCACGACCGCGCCTTCCACAGCGCGATCGGCGCCGCCTGCGGCAACGCAGCGCTGGCGGCAGCAATTTCCCATATCTGGCACCTGAGCACGCTCAGCCCGGTATTCAACCGTCTTGAAGAGCACTTCGTGACCACCAAGGTGTGGAGCGAAGCCCAGCAGGAACACGAACGCATCCTCGCGGCCATTTCCGACCGCGATCCCATCCGCGCGCGCCACGCCATGCACGACCATCTGGTCGGCATCCTGGCCCGCCTGCGGGAAGACTTCGGCAGCGCTGGGATCCGATGATTTGATGAACGCCTGAATCCCGGCCTGACACCCAGGCCCCTTTCCCTACCGACCCGTGCAAGCACCGCCGGCGCAGAACGCGCCGCCTGCGGCAAGGGGAGCGGCTTGCCCGCCGATACGCAAACAGCAGTTCCGCAGCACCCTCAGTACCCGTAAGTCCCATACCTAAAACACATCAAGGTGAAAACATGCAGCTGACCCGTACCGTGAAGCTTTTGAGCGCGGCGCTATTGGCGCTTGGCGCCCATGCCGCCCAGGCCAACAAGGCTGACAACTCCCTCAACATCGCCTTCGACGCGGCGCCCGCCACGCTGGACGCCTACAAGGAATCGGACCGTCCCGGCCTGGCGCTGGCGCGCATGGTCTTCTCGGGTCTGCTGCAGAAAAACCAGGACACGGGCGAATTCGGCCCGGCCATCGCCACCGGCTACAAGTTCGTGGACGACACCACCATCGAACTGCCGATCCGCAAGGACGTGAAGTTCCATGACGGCTCGTTGCTGACCATCGACGACGTGCTGTACACGCTGAACCTGGTGTCCTCCGAAGGCTACAAGGCACGCTTCCAGAATCAGGTCGCCTGGATTGCCAAGGCGGAGAAGGCTTCCGACGACACGGTCCGCATCAAGATGAAGACGCCCTACCCGCTGGCGCTGGAGATGCTGTCGGAGAACCTGCCGATCTATCCGCGCAAGTACTACGAGGCCAACCAGTCCGACATGGGCGCCAAGCCCATCGGCACCGGTCCCTACCGCCTGGTGGAAAGCCAGTCCGGCAGCCGCTACGTGTACGAGCGCTTCGAGGACTACTTCGGCCCCAAGCCCGCCGTGCAGAAGCTGGTGGTGCGCGTGCTGCCGGACGCCAACACCCAATACGCCGAGATGCTGTCCGGCGGCCTGGACTGGATCTGGCGCGTGCCGCCGGACGTGGCCAAGCGCATGGAAAAGCAGCCGGCCGTCACGGTCAAGAGCAGCAGCATCATGCGCATCAGCTATATCTCGCTGAACCCGCGCGCGGACGACGGCAAGTCGCCGCTGGCCAAGCAGGAAGTGCGCCAGGCCATCAATTACGCCATCGACCGCGAAGCCATCCGCAAAGCCCTGGTCGGCGGCGCCTCCAAGGTGATCAACGCGGCCTGCAACCCGGCGCAGTTCGGTTGCGCCGCCGACGTGCAGTCCTACAAGTTCGACCCGGCCCGCGCCAAGCAGCTGCTGGCCCAGGCCGGCTACCCCAACGGCGTGACCCTGGACCTGGTGATCTCGGCCCCGCCGCGCGCCATCCTGGACGCCGCCGCCGCGCAGATGGCGCAGGCCGGCATCAAGCTGAACCTGGTCGAGCAGCAATACGGCACCGCCATGACCAACTGGCGCGAAGGCAAGATCGCCATGCTGTCGTCCAACTGGGGTTCCTACGGCATCGCCGACGCGGCGCTGTCGACCAGCAACTTCTTCCGCGGCGGCCCGGACGACCAGGCGCGCAATCCGGAAGTCATCAAGTACCTGGAAACCGCCGACACCTCCGTGGACCGCGAGTTGCGCGCCAAGAACTACGCCGCCGCCCAGAAGATCGTGGCCGAACAGGCCTACTGGGTGCCGCTGTGGAACCACTCGCTCAACGCCGTGCAGTCCAAGGACCTGAATTTCTCGGTCGACGGCGACGAGTTCCCGCGTTTCTACAAGGCCCGCTGGAACTGACCGGCCCCGCCGGCGCGGCTGCGTTCCCCAGCCCGAGCGGGCGGGAACGCCGGCCGCTGCGGCGCACTCCGTCATAGGTAAGCCCCATGATTGCATTCCTGTTTCGCCGCCTGGTGGTGTCCGCGCTGCTGGTGGTGTTCGTCTCGCTGATCAGCTTCTCGCTGGTGTTCGCGTCCGGCAATCCGGCCGCGCGCCTGGCCGGGGAAGGCAGCGCCGCCGACGCCGCCCGCCTGGCCCAGCTGCATGGCTTCAACGATCCCATCCTGGTGCAGTACGGCCGCTGGCTGGCCGGCGTCGCCCGCGGCGACTTCGGCGACAGCCTGTACTTCAGCCGCCCGGTGGCCGAACTGCTGACCCAGCATTTCCCCGCCACCGCCAAGCTGGGCCTGGCCGCCATGCTGTTCGCGCTGCTGCTGGCGATACCGCTGGGCGTGGCGGCCGGTTTGCGCCGGGGCTCGCTGATCGACCGCGCCACCATGCTGCTGTCGGCTTGCGCCCAGGCCATGCCGCCGTTCTGCCTGGCCTTCCTGCTCATCATCCTTTTCAGCGTGCGCAACCAATGGCTGCCGGCCTCGGGCTTCGACAGCTGGAAGCACTACGTGATGCCGGTGACCGCGCTGGGGCTGTTCGCCATGCCGGCGATGCTGCGGCTGATGAAGTCCGAGATGGAAACCGTGCTGGCCACCGACTACATCCGCACCGCGCGCGCCATGGGCCTGGGCGGCGCCAGCGTGGTGCTCAAGTACGCGCTGCGCAACGCCTTGCGGCCGCTGGTATCGCTGGCCGCGGCCCAGATGGGCACGCTGCTGGCCGGTTCCGTCGTCATCGAGACCGTGTTCGCCATCAACGGCGCGGGCCTCCTGGCCTGGACCTCGATCCTGCGCGGCGACTTTCCCACGATGCAGGCGCTGATCCTGATCTTCGCCCTGATCTACATCGTCCTGACCCTGGTCGCCGACCTGATCAACGGTTGGCTCGACCCCCGCGTGCGAGTTTCATCATGAGCAGCGTCATCGCCTCCCCCCTTCCCGTCCGCTCGCGCGGCGCACGCGCGGCCCGCCTGGGCCGCAACCTTGGCCTGGCCGTGCTGGCGCTGCTGGTGCTGGCCGGCCTGCTCGGTCCCTACCTGGTGCCGCACGACCCGTACACCCAAGACCTGCTGGCGCGCCTGCAAGAGCCCGTCTGGGGCGAAGACGGCAGCTGGAACCACATCCTCGGCACCGACCAGCTAGGGCGCGACGTGCTGGCGCGCGCGCTGTACGGCGTGCGCGTGTCGGCGTTGATCGGCCTGTCGGTCGCGCTGATGGGCGGGCTGATCGGCACCACGCTGGGCGTGGCCGCCGGCTACTTCGGCGGCGCCGTGGACCGCATCGTCTCCTTCCTGATCACCGCGCGCCTGGCGCTGCCCATCATCCTGGTGGCGCTGGCCGTGGTGTCGGTGGTGGGCGCCTCGCTCACCGTGGTGGTGCTGGTGCTGGGCCTGCTGCTGTGGGAACGCTATGCGCTGGTGGCCCGCACCATGGCGGCCGGCCTGCGCAACGCCGAGTTCGTCACGGCCTCGCGCCTGCAGGGCTGCACCCACCTGCAGATCATCTGGCGCGACATCCTGCCCAACCTGGTGGGCAACCTGCTCATCATCGGCACCGTGGACGCCGCCATGGCGATCACGCTGGAAGCGTCGCTGTCGTTCCTGGGCCTGGGCGTGCCGGCGCCGATGCCGTCATTGGGCCTGATGATCGCCGAAGGCAAGGAAAACATGCTGTTCCAGCCCTCTCTTGTGGTGATTCCCAGCGTCGTGCTGTTCGTGCTGGTGCTGTGCGTGAACCGCGCCGGCGAATCGCTGCGCGCCGTGCAAATGAAGAAGGGCTGATGCCATGACCGATACCAGCCATCCCTTGCTGCGGGTCCAGGACCTGCACATCGACATCCAGACGCCGACCCACGTCAAGCACGTGGTACGCGCGGTGGACTTCAGCCTGGAGCGCGGCAAGACGCTGTGCATCGTGGGCGAATCGGGCTGCGGCAAATCGCTGACCGCGCTGGCCCTGCTGGACCTGCTGCCGGCGGCCGCGCGGCGCCGCGTCGCCAAGCTGGAATTCGCGGGCCAGGACTTGAGCGCGCTCACGCCCGCTGAACTCGGGCAGCTGCGCGGCGCGCGCATCGCCATGATCTTCCAGGATCCGATGACCTCGCTGAACCCGGTGTTCCCCATCGGCACCCAGCTGGTCGACGTGCTGCGCCGGCACAAGCGCGTCAGCCGCCGCGCGGCCGAGGAGCGCGCCGAATACCTGCTGCGCCGCGTCGGCATCGCCAATCCCCGCGACCGCATGCGGCAGTATCCCTTTGAACTCTCGGGCGGACTGCGCCAGCGCGTGATGATCGCGATGGCGCTCATGTGCGGCCCCGAGCTGTTGATCGCCGACGAGCCCACCACCGCGCTGGACGTCACCGTGCAGGCCGAGTTGCTGGACCTGTTGCGCGACATCCAGGCCGAGTTCGGCCTGGGGCTGGTGTTCATCTCCCACGACATGGGCCTGGTGGCGCGCATCGCCGACCACGTCATCGTCATGTACGCGGGCGACATCGTCGAAGGCGGCAGCGTGCGCGAGGTGCTGGAACAACCCAGCCATCCCTATACCGCGATGCTGCTGAACTGCATCCCCCAGCCCGGGCGCACCGCGCCGCGCGCCGACCTGCCCACCATCGCCGGCGCCGTGCCCTCGCTGGACACCGCCATCCGCGGCTGCGCCTTCCGCGAACGCTGCCCGGCGGCGGAAGCCCGCTGCGCCCAGCCCTTTCCCGCGCGCGTGCAGGGCGGACACCGCTGCCTGTGCATCAAACCCGGCGCCCTGCGCCTAGGAGCCACGGCATGAGCAGCCCGACCGTCTCTTCCGCCAGCATCAGCCTGAACGCGCTGTGTTTCCAGTACGGCCGCGCCGGCCTGTTCTCGCGCCGGCCCGCGCCGCGCATCCTGCATGACATCGACCTGCACGTGCCCGCCGGCCAGACCATCGGCCTCGTTGGCGAATCCGGCAGCGGCAAGTCCACCATCGCCAAGCTGATGCTGGGCCTGTTGGCGCCCACGCAAGGCCAGGCGCTGCTGGACGGCAAGCCGCTGGCCGCGATGCCGGCCCGCGCCCGCGCCCGCCGCATCCAGATGGTGTTCCAGGATCCGTATTCCTCGCTCAACCCGCGCCGCACCATCAACGAAATCCTGACGGCGCCGCTGCGCACGCATGGCATCGGCAATGCAGCCTCGCAGGCCGCCGCGGTGCGCCGCATGATGGATGCCGTGGGCCTGGTGCCGGCCTTCGCCGCGCGCTATCCGCGCGAGCTGTCCGGCGGCCAGCGCCAGCGCGTGGCCATCGCGCGCGCCCTGATGCTGGAGCCGCAGCTGCTGATCTGCGACGAACCCACTTCGGCGCTGGACGTGTCGGTGCAGGCGCAAATCCTGAACCTCTTGATGGAGCTGCAACGCGAACGCGGCCTGGGCTATCTATTCATCAGCCACAACCTGGCCGTGGTGCAACACATCGCCGACGAAATCGTGGTGCTGCAAGGCGGCCGCGTGGTCGAACGCGGCCCTGCCAGCCAGGTATATTTCGAGCCGGTCCACCCGTACACGCGGCAGCTCATCGGCGCCACCCTGGCGGTGCCGCAGGCGCAGGAGCTCGCGGCATGAACCCGCAAGGCGAACGCCACCTGCTGCTGGTCGGCAACGACCAAAAGGTCACCTGGGACGACGGCCAGATCCGTTTCCTGGCCCCCGGCAACGACAGCCTGTGCGTCTACGATGCCGGCGCGAATCCCGCCGTGCCCGAACTGGTCGCCACCTTGCCGCTGCCGAATTCGCTGTTCGGCCCGCCGGTCAACCTGGCGGTCACGCCGGACCAGCGCCTGGGCCTGATCGCGGACTCCATGGACTGGCGCGCGCGCGCCGACGGCGCGGGCTGGCAGCCCGAACCGGGCCGCGGCCTGTATGTGATCGACCTGCAAGCCAATCCGCCCGCCATCGTGCAGCGGCTGGAGATAGGGCTGCAGCCTTCCGGCCTGTCGATCAACCGCGCCGGCACGCTGGCGCTGGTGGCCAACAAGGCCGGCCGTTCCGTGTCGGTGCTGCGCATTGCGGACAAGCGCGCCGAGGTCTGCGGCGAAGTGGACGTAGGCACCCCTGTCGTGGCCGTGTCATTTTCCGCCGACGGCCGCCGCGCCTTCGTGGTCAAGACCGACACCCATCGCCTGGGGGTGCTGCGTATCGACGAGAGCGGCGCGGCGCCCCTCGTGACCCACGATCCCGCCGAAGACCTGACCACCGGCCTGGTGCCGTTCAACCTGGTGGTGTCGCCCGACGGCGCGCTGGCGCTGGTGGTGGACATGGGCAGCCCGACCGCGTCGGACGGCCATGCGGATTCGGTCAGCGTGGTGGACCTGCGCGCCGATCCGCCCCGCGTGATCGACCGCCTCATGGTCGAGGACGGCCCGGAAGGCATCGCCATCAGTCCCGACGGACGCCATGCCGCGGTCGCCATCGTGCAAGGTTCGAACAACCCGTCCAGCGCCTGGTTCCACCACCCGCGCGGACAGATTATTTTGCTGCGCATCGACGGCCAGTCCGTGACCCGCGCCGGCGCCATCGAGGTCGGCGCGCTGCCCGAGGGCGTGGCCTTCAGCCCCGACAGCCGCTACCTCTACGTCGGCAATTTCCTGGATGCCGAAATGCAGGTTCTCGCCGTGGACGACCACGGCCTGAGCGACACCGGCACCCGCATCGCCCTGCCCGGACGGCCCGCTTCGATGCGCGCCCAATCCTACTGACCCTACCCATCCCACCCTGCTCCCGGAGTTCCGCCATGACCACCGCTCCTCAAAAGAAACCGGCCCTGCTGGCCGCCGCCCTGCTCGCCCTCGCCGGCCTCGCGCCGCTGTCTGCCCATGCCC
The sequence above is drawn from the Achromobacter xylosoxidans genome and encodes:
- a CDS encoding sensor histidine kinase — translated: MPNSTAMASLGDTQDLLSAGMQHDRGLSLLARYHSVMLFGGGMVLSVLIVLAACLVLYNAAHAAIARLHTELAAHQSLVSLDLEGKQTAMRRGVINAELLWQARPAPTPENEAALRAGHGRVRLQASAGLTPILAVADTAAASSADEHARYLGMLELQAYTATASQQERKSPLMAYGYSPDLRFLALMPAPRLDFPQLLERVGASDTAGLISRLSYDLAVLKDPDAAALWASTRRILWQAPAVNPLTGQNVIKLVEPAFDGLQPFMIFVSDYPVGALAARLDAIPDGTAVALVDGDGRILLETDRGRPIAHSDGPVRTALASGSWKPAATEPQTRYQHGVFNVSGPLLDTGWTLVYAYSWRTVVAALLPSLALYLTVTILLLSTLWALLLWFHRKALVPVHRRSQHVFESEHMNRSIIASAQFGVGLVSCASGEALLQNAMMERYAARAAAGVSLHGLLRDCHARGDRDAWVQRDQEVTLKLDDGRECDLLVNIVKTRYHGDDVLLCSFSDATARKDIERRRDDARIAAIDAARAKSVFLATMSHEIRTPLNLVLGHLELLDRDPNAVGQGGRLRTVREASRALVDLINDILDVSRMESGQMTIERIPFDLAQIAAQVVAMFEPAARAKGLRLSFKPHSGLAQSYAGDPTRIRQVLVNLVGNAVKFTEAGEVEITATPGRGLAGGTGVQLRVRDTGIGMTTEQAARVFTLYAQTDGSISRRYGGTGLGLPISKKLVEMMDGTLSVACSVGRGSVFSVALPLQACPQTADAAPLSAGPVGPPATAASCGLARDIRVLVVDDHPANRELILDQLAALGIAADAAEGAAAAMRWVRMRRYDMVLTDISMPEINGYALAQFLRARGPALPVVAVTAHVEPDELHSSAADFDAILLKPLSLRALQRTIREHIPQARLGDESLAFTDPATLPPEPAVLAALDSSLGASLAAIREALTRADFKSVREQCHSIRGAFSMIGKTAVADLCMQMGQYASAQDRKKLEEHLLSLETAARAALR
- a CDS encoding histone deacetylase family protein, whose amino-acid sequence is MKAYFHDDQKLHHPQTYFSRGKMRTPQEVPSRLDALAEAARKLGFEVQAPPDQGAGAISAVHTLDYLRFLQGAHAAWKQLPDDWGDEVVSNVFVREPNALRGVLAQAARYLADGSCPVGQHTWHSAYWSAQCAIAGADALLAGERHAYAICRPPGHHARRDAAGGFCYLNNAAIAAQRLTSRFPRVAILDTDMHHGQGIQEIFYERSDVLYVSIHGDPENFYPVVAGYEDERGAGAGYGYNINLPMPHGSPESVFFDKLAQARRAIELFQPDALVLSLGFDIFEKDPQAMVAVSENGFERLGREVGGLALPTLIVQEGGYYIEGLESNAARFFGGLAAA
- a CDS encoding FadR/GntR family transcriptional regulator, with the translated sequence MTSLQAVASTRLYRMIADQIAARIKAGDFPAGGRLPAERELAEQLQVSRASVREALIALEIEGYVEVRVGTGVFVNQAREDGQYQSPQQAPAAANGVEATDIGPFDLLETRLLLEPECAALAAQKASPAQIAAIRAAHEGMSLTESPSVHDRAFHSAIGAACGNAALAAAISHIWHLSTLSPVFNRLEEHFVTTKVWSEAQQEHERILAAISDRDPIRARHAMHDHLVGILARLREDFGSAGIR
- a CDS encoding ABC transporter substrate-binding protein — protein: MQLTRTVKLLSAALLALGAHAAQANKADNSLNIAFDAAPATLDAYKESDRPGLALARMVFSGLLQKNQDTGEFGPAIATGYKFVDDTTIELPIRKDVKFHDGSLLTIDDVLYTLNLVSSEGYKARFQNQVAWIAKAEKASDDTVRIKMKTPYPLALEMLSENLPIYPRKYYEANQSDMGAKPIGTGPYRLVESQSGSRYVYERFEDYFGPKPAVQKLVVRVLPDANTQYAEMLSGGLDWIWRVPPDVAKRMEKQPAVTVKSSSIMRISYISLNPRADDGKSPLAKQEVRQAINYAIDREAIRKALVGGASKVINAACNPAQFGCAADVQSYKFDPARAKQLLAQAGYPNGVTLDLVISAPPRAILDAAAAQMAQAGIKLNLVEQQYGTAMTNWREGKIAMLSSNWGSYGIADAALSTSNFFRGGPDDQARNPEVIKYLETADTSVDRELRAKNYAAAQKIVAEQAYWVPLWNHSLNAVQSKDLNFSVDGDEFPRFYKARWN
- a CDS encoding ABC transporter permease, giving the protein MIAFLFRRLVVSALLVVFVSLISFSLVFASGNPAARLAGEGSAADAARLAQLHGFNDPILVQYGRWLAGVARGDFGDSLYFSRPVAELLTQHFPATAKLGLAAMLFALLLAIPLGVAAGLRRGSLIDRATMLLSACAQAMPPFCLAFLLIILFSVRNQWLPASGFDSWKHYVMPVTALGLFAMPAMLRLMKSEMETVLATDYIRTARAMGLGGASVVLKYALRNALRPLVSLAAAQMGTLLAGSVVIETVFAINGAGLLAWTSILRGDFPTMQALILIFALIYIVLTLVADLINGWLDPRVRVSS
- a CDS encoding ABC transporter permease, which translates into the protein MSSVIASPLPVRSRGARAARLGRNLGLAVLALLVLAGLLGPYLVPHDPYTQDLLARLQEPVWGEDGSWNHILGTDQLGRDVLARALYGVRVSALIGLSVALMGGLIGTTLGVAAGYFGGAVDRIVSFLITARLALPIILVALAVVSVVGASLTVVVLVLGLLLWERYALVARTMAAGLRNAEFVTASRLQGCTHLQIIWRDILPNLVGNLLIIGTVDAAMAITLEASLSFLGLGVPAPMPSLGLMIAEGKENMLFQPSLVVIPSVVLFVLVLCVNRAGESLRAVQMKKG
- a CDS encoding ABC transporter ATP-binding protein; this encodes MTDTSHPLLRVQDLHIDIQTPTHVKHVVRAVDFSLERGKTLCIVGESGCGKSLTALALLDLLPAAARRRVAKLEFAGQDLSALTPAELGQLRGARIAMIFQDPMTSLNPVFPIGTQLVDVLRRHKRVSRRAAEERAEYLLRRVGIANPRDRMRQYPFELSGGLRQRVMIAMALMCGPELLIADEPTTALDVTVQAELLDLLRDIQAEFGLGLVFISHDMGLVARIADHVIVMYAGDIVEGGSVREVLEQPSHPYTAMLLNCIPQPGRTAPRADLPTIAGAVPSLDTAIRGCAFRERCPAAEARCAQPFPARVQGGHRCLCIKPGALRLGATA
- a CDS encoding ATP-binding cassette domain-containing protein; protein product: MSSPTVSSASISLNALCFQYGRAGLFSRRPAPRILHDIDLHVPAGQTIGLVGESGSGKSTIAKLMLGLLAPTQGQALLDGKPLAAMPARARARRIQMVFQDPYSSLNPRRTINEILTAPLRTHGIGNAASQAAAVRRMMDAVGLVPAFAARYPRELSGGQRQRVAIARALMLEPQLLICDEPTSALDVSVQAQILNLLMELQRERGLGYLFISHNLAVVQHIADEIVVLQGGRVVERGPASQVYFEPVHPYTRQLIGATLAVPQAQELAA
- a CDS encoding YncE family protein encodes the protein MNPQGERHLLLVGNDQKVTWDDGQIRFLAPGNDSLCVYDAGANPAVPELVATLPLPNSLFGPPVNLAVTPDQRLGLIADSMDWRARADGAGWQPEPGRGLYVIDLQANPPAIVQRLEIGLQPSGLSINRAGTLALVANKAGRSVSVLRIADKRAEVCGEVDVGTPVVAVSFSADGRRAFVVKTDTHRLGVLRIDESGAAPLVTHDPAEDLTTGLVPFNLVVSPDGALALVVDMGSPTASDGHADSVSVVDLRADPPRVIDRLMVEDGPEGIAISPDGRHAAVAIVQGSNNPSSAWFHHPRGQIILLRIDGQSVTRAGAIEVGALPEGVAFSPDSRYLYVGNFLDAEMQVLAVDDHGLSDTGTRIALPGRPASMRAQSY